From the Solanum lycopersicum chromosome 10, SLM_r2.1 genome, one window contains:
- the LOC109121373 gene encoding G-type lectin S-receptor-like serine/threonine-protein kinase At4g27290 isoform X2, translated as MKLGRDLVTGLERYLRSWKSDDDPAPGDYTYHCDPTGYPQDLMRRGPNVVYRAGPWNGLRWSGAPNMVNNSVTSFGLVMNDQEIYYKYELVNKSLLTTLVLTPNGNAMRMIWIEKREGWVNYHSADADHCDTYKLCGAYGTCTMFSDPVCRCLDKFVPKHPDDWNRADWSSGCVRNHPLNCSEDGFIKYTGVKLPDTRYSWFNETMTLDECKLVCLRNCSCMGYTSLDIRNGGSGCLLWIGELVDLRQLSESGQDIYIRMAASEISPIDGSSRKKSIILAIALPLSIAAILLMVGVCLILRRQKKRAETMLIEKRKLDDSNNKDKNNQIRREALELPLVDLSTIMKATNNFSLENKIGAGGFGKVFKGVLEEGQEVAVKRLSETSRQGNDEFKNEVSCIAELQHRNLVKLLGCCIEEEEKILVYEYMPNKSLDLFIFDQRRSTLLDWPKRFNIINGIARGLMYLHQDSRLRIIHRDLKASNVLLDFEMNPKISDFGMARSFGGNETGDNTNRVVGTYGYMSPEYAVDGIFSVKSDVFSFGVLILEIVSGKKNRRFIHPDHNLNLIGHAWMLHREGRSSEIIDPNLVESCHTSELQRSIHVGLLCVQQSPEDRPNMSSVVLMLTNEGILPQPKPPGFFTERNIDDATGYSWSDQTPCSVNDVTVTLLDAR; from the exons ATGAAACTTGGAAGAGATTTAGTGACTGGGTTGGAAAG GTATCTTCGGTCATGGAAAAGTGACGATGATCCTGCTCCCGGGGATTATACATATCATTGTGATCCTACAGGTTATCCACAGGACCTTATGAGAAGAGGTCCTAATGTAGTTTATAGAGCCGGGCCATGGAATGGTCTTAGATGGAGTGGAGCACCAAACATGGTGAACAACTCGGTCACCTCTTTTGGGCTAGTCATGAACGATCAAGAAATTTACTACAAATACGAACTAGTAAATAAATCCTTGCTTACTACTTTAGTGCTAACGCCTAATGGTAATGCGATGCGTATGATTTGGATAGAAAAGAGAGAGGGTTGGGTTAATTACCATTCCGCGGATGCAGATCACTGTGACACTTACAAATTATGTGGTGCATATGGCACTTGCACAATGTTTAGCGATCCTGTGTGTCGTTGTTTGGATAAATTCGTTCCTAAACATCCGGATGATTGGAACAGGGCTGACTGGTCAAGTGGTTGTGTTCGAAATCATCCATTGAATTGTTCAGAAGATGGATTTATAAAGTATACTGGTGTCAAATTGCCAGATACTCGGTACTCTTGGTTTAACGAGACTATGACACTCGACGAATGCAAGTTAGTTTGCTTGAGAAATTGTTCGTGTATGGGATATACTAGTCTGGACATCAGAAACGGAGGAAGTGGATGCTTGCTATGGATTGGGGAGCTCGTTGACCTCAGGCAGCTATCGGAATCAGGACAGGATATCTATATTAGGATGGCTGCTTCCGAGATAA GTCCTATCGATGGATCAAGTCGAAAGAAAAGTATTATACTTGCAATTGCTTTGCCATTATCGATTGCAGCGATTCTGTTAATGGTTGGAGTCTGCCTGATTCTTCGTAGACAGAAAAAGAGGGCGGAAACAATGCTCATAGAAAAAA GGAAATTGGACGACAGCAAtaacaaagataaaaacaatCAAATTCGCCGTGAAGCTTTGGAGCTACCACTCGTTGATTTGTCCACAATAATGAAGGCTACCAATAACTTTTCACTTGAGAACAAGATTGGAGCAGGCGGCTTTGGGAAAGTTTTCAAG GGAGTGCTAGAAGAAGGACAGGAAGTAGCTGTCAAGCGGCTCTCTGAAACGTCCAGACAAGGAAACGATGAGTTCAAGAATGAAGTCAGCTGCATCGCGGAACTTCAGCATCGAAATCTTGTGAAGCTTCTTGGATGCTGCAtcgaagaagaagagaagataCTGGTGTACGAATACATGCCCAACAAAAGCCTGGATTTATTCATCTTCG ATCAAAGAAGGAGCACATTACTTGATTGGCCTAAGCGTTTCAACATCATCAACGGGATTGCTCGAGGACTTATGTACCTTCATCAAGATTCTAGGCTAAGAATCATCCACAGAGACCTTAAAGCTAGTAATGTCCTGCTTGATTTTGAAATGAACCCGAAGATATCAGATTTCGGGATGGCCAGAAGTTTTGGAGGGAACGAGACGGGAGACAATACAAATCGAGTGGTTGGAACATA CGGTTACATGTCCCCGGAGTATGCAGTCGATGGGATTTTCTCAGTAAAATCAGACGTCTTTAGCTTTGGCGTATTGATACTAGAAATTGTAAGCGGAAAGAAGAACAGAAGATTCATTCATCCAGACCACAATCTCAACCTCATTGGACAT GCATGGATGCTACATAGGGAAGGAAGATCATCGGAGATAATCGATCCTAACCTGGTTGAATCATGTCATACATCAGAATTGCAACGATCGATACACGTGGGATTGTTATGTGTTCAACAAAGTCCAGAGGACAGGCCAAACATGTCTTCTGTAGTTTTGATGTTGACAAATGAAGGCattttaccacaaccaaaaccaCCAGGTTTTTTCACAGAAAGGAACATAGATGATGCCACTGGATATTCTTGGAGTGACCAAACACCTTGTTCTGTCAACGATGTAACCGTCACTTTGTTGGACGCTCGATAG
- the LOC109121373 gene encoding G-type lectin S-receptor-like serine/threonine-protein kinase At4g27290 isoform X3, which produces MRRGPNVVYRAGPWNGLRWSGAPNMVNNSVTSFGLVMNDQEIYYKYELVNKSLLTTLVLTPNGNAMRMIWIEKREGWVNYHSADADHCDTYKLCGAYGTCTMFSDPVCRCLDKFVPKHPDDWNRADWSSGCVRNHPLNCSEDGFIKYTGVKLPDTRYSWFNETMTLDECKLVCLRNCSCMGYTSLDIRNGGSGCLLWIGELVDLRQLSESGQDIYIRMAASEISPIDGSSRKKSIILAIALPLSIAAILLMVGVCLILRRQKKRAETMLIEKRKLDDSNNKDKNNQIRREALELPLVDLSTIMKATNNFSLENKIGAGGFGKVFKGVLEEGQEVAVKRLSETSRQGNDEFKNEVSCIAELQHRNLVKLLGCCIEEEEKILVYEYMPNKSLDLFIFDQRRSTLLDWPKRFNIINGIARGLMYLHQDSRLRIIHRDLKASNVLLDFEMNPKISDFGMARSFGGNETGDNTNRVVGTYGYMSPEYAVDGIFSVKSDVFSFGVLILEIVSGKKNRRFIHPDHNLNLIGHAWMLHREGRSSEIIDPNLVESCHTSELQRSIHVGLLCVQQSPEDRPNMSSVVLMLTNEGILPQPKPPGFFTERNIDDATGYSWSDQTPCSVNDVTVTLLDAR; this is translated from the exons ATGAGAAGAGGTCCTAATGTAGTTTATAGAGCCGGGCCATGGAATGGTCTTAGATGGAGTGGAGCACCAAACATGGTGAACAACTCGGTCACCTCTTTTGGGCTAGTCATGAACGATCAAGAAATTTACTACAAATACGAACTAGTAAATAAATCCTTGCTTACTACTTTAGTGCTAACGCCTAATGGTAATGCGATGCGTATGATTTGGATAGAAAAGAGAGAGGGTTGGGTTAATTACCATTCCGCGGATGCAGATCACTGTGACACTTACAAATTATGTGGTGCATATGGCACTTGCACAATGTTTAGCGATCCTGTGTGTCGTTGTTTGGATAAATTCGTTCCTAAACATCCGGATGATTGGAACAGGGCTGACTGGTCAAGTGGTTGTGTTCGAAATCATCCATTGAATTGTTCAGAAGATGGATTTATAAAGTATACTGGTGTCAAATTGCCAGATACTCGGTACTCTTGGTTTAACGAGACTATGACACTCGACGAATGCAAGTTAGTTTGCTTGAGAAATTGTTCGTGTATGGGATATACTAGTCTGGACATCAGAAACGGAGGAAGTGGATGCTTGCTATGGATTGGGGAGCTCGTTGACCTCAGGCAGCTATCGGAATCAGGACAGGATATCTATATTAGGATGGCTGCTTCCGAGATAA GTCCTATCGATGGATCAAGTCGAAAGAAAAGTATTATACTTGCAATTGCTTTGCCATTATCGATTGCAGCGATTCTGTTAATGGTTGGAGTCTGCCTGATTCTTCGTAGACAGAAAAAGAGGGCGGAAACAATGCTCATAGAAAAAA GGAAATTGGACGACAGCAAtaacaaagataaaaacaatCAAATTCGCCGTGAAGCTTTGGAGCTACCACTCGTTGATTTGTCCACAATAATGAAGGCTACCAATAACTTTTCACTTGAGAACAAGATTGGAGCAGGCGGCTTTGGGAAAGTTTTCAAG GGAGTGCTAGAAGAAGGACAGGAAGTAGCTGTCAAGCGGCTCTCTGAAACGTCCAGACAAGGAAACGATGAGTTCAAGAATGAAGTCAGCTGCATCGCGGAACTTCAGCATCGAAATCTTGTGAAGCTTCTTGGATGCTGCAtcgaagaagaagagaagataCTGGTGTACGAATACATGCCCAACAAAAGCCTGGATTTATTCATCTTCG ATCAAAGAAGGAGCACATTACTTGATTGGCCTAAGCGTTTCAACATCATCAACGGGATTGCTCGAGGACTTATGTACCTTCATCAAGATTCTAGGCTAAGAATCATCCACAGAGACCTTAAAGCTAGTAATGTCCTGCTTGATTTTGAAATGAACCCGAAGATATCAGATTTCGGGATGGCCAGAAGTTTTGGAGGGAACGAGACGGGAGACAATACAAATCGAGTGGTTGGAACATA CGGTTACATGTCCCCGGAGTATGCAGTCGATGGGATTTTCTCAGTAAAATCAGACGTCTTTAGCTTTGGCGTATTGATACTAGAAATTGTAAGCGGAAAGAAGAACAGAAGATTCATTCATCCAGACCACAATCTCAACCTCATTGGACAT GCATGGATGCTACATAGGGAAGGAAGATCATCGGAGATAATCGATCCTAACCTGGTTGAATCATGTCATACATCAGAATTGCAACGATCGATACACGTGGGATTGTTATGTGTTCAACAAAGTCCAGAGGACAGGCCAAACATGTCTTCTGTAGTTTTGATGTTGACAAATGAAGGCattttaccacaaccaaaaccaCCAGGTTTTTTCACAGAAAGGAACATAGATGATGCCACTGGATATTCTTGGAGTGACCAAACACCTTGTTCTGTCAACGATGTAACCGTCACTTTGTTGGACGCTCGATAG
- the LOC101248520 gene encoding calcium-binding protein PBP1, with amino-acid sequence MAFPLPRSPSTPSKSLLYIILHTPFSSNKINSSFLSPIFSLSSMANSTSRKSNFNDCLPLMAEKLGGDGLIGELCKGFQLLMDRDKGAITFESLKKNSALLGLQDLSDDDLKGMVKEGDFDGDGALNQMEFCVLMFRLSPELMEQSQFLLEEALQQEFVDSDFSF; translated from the coding sequence ATGGCTTTTCCCCTTCCTAGAAGCCCCTCTACACCATCCAAATCTCTCCTATATATTATTCTCCACACACCCTTTTCCTCAAACAAGATCAATTCTTCATTTTTATCTCCAattttttcactttcttcaatGGCTAATTCTACTTCAAGAAAATCTAATTTCAATGATTGTTTGCCTCTTATGGCTGAAAAACTTGGTGGGGATGGTTTAATAGGTGAGTTATGTAAAGGGTTTCAGCTATTAATGGATAGGGATAAAGGGGCCATCACATTTGAGAGTTTAAAGAAGAATTCAGCTTTGTTAGGGTTGCAAGATTTGAGTGATGATGATCTTAAGGGTATGGTTAAAGAAGGGGATTTTGATGGTGATGGAGCTCTTAATCAGATGGAGTTTTGTGTTTTGATGTTCAGATTGAGTCCTGAGTTGATGGAACAATCTCAGTTTTTGTTAGAAGAAGCTCTGCAGCAAGAGTTTGTTGATTCTGACTTTTCATTCTAA
- the LOC101251823 gene encoding calcium-binding protein KRP1, which yields MATSRKSNFNDFLPLMAEKLGGDGLIGELCKGFQLLMDRDKGVITFESLKKNSALLGLQDLSDDDLKGMVEEGDFDGDGALNQMEFCVLMFRLSPELMEQSQFLLDEALHQEFNFSLALITLLMHCYLE from the exons atggCTACTTCAAGAAAATccaattttaatgattttttgcCTCTTATGGCTGAAAAACTTGGTGGGGATGGTTTAATTGGTGAGCTGTGTAAAGGGTTTCAGCTATTGATGGATAGGGATAAAGGGGTTATCACATTTGAGAGTTTAAAGAAGAATTCAGCTTTGTTAGGGTTACAAGATTTGAGTGATGATGATCTTAAGGGTATGGTTGAAGAAGGGGATTTTGATGGTGATGGAGCTTTGAATCAGATGGAATTTTGTGTTTTGATGTTCAGATTAAGTCCTGAGTTGATGGAGCAATCTCAGTTTTTGTTAGATGAAGCTCTTCATCAAGAATTCAACTTTTCATT AGCTTTGATTACCCTTCTGATGCACTGTTATCTGGAATGA
- the LOC101245803 gene encoding probable NAD(P)H dehydrogenase (quinone) FQR1-like 1, with product MATKIYIVYYSTYGHVEKLAEEIKEGAASVEGVEAKLWQVPETLSEEVLAKMSAPPKSDVPIITPQELAEADGFVFGFPTRFGMMSAQFKAFLDATGGLWRTQQLAGKPAGIFYSTGSQGGGQETTPLTAITQLVHHGMIFVPIGYTFGAGMFEMENVKGGSPYGAGTFAGDGSRQPSELELQQAHHQGKYIAAIAKKLKGAA from the exons ATGGCTACCAAAATTTACATAGT ATATTATTCAACGTATGGGCATGTGGAGAAGCTAGCAGAAGAGATAAAGGAAGGGGCAGCATCTGTTGAAGGAGTTGAAGCTAAATTGTGGCAA GTACCTGAAACGTTGTCAGAAGAGGTGCTAGCGAAAATGAGTGCACCTCCAAAGAGTGATGTGCCTATAATAACACCACAAGAACTTGCTGAAGCTGATGGTTTCGTTTTTGGATTCCCTACAAGGTTCGGAATGATGTCCGCTCAGTTTAAAGCATTCCTTGATGCAACTGGAGGTCTATGGAGAACACAACAACTAGCTGGCAAGCCTGCAGGCATATTCTATAGCACTGGATCCCAAGGCGGTGGACAAGAAACAACACC GTTGACTGCTATAACTCAGCTTGTTCACCATGGAATGATATTTGTACCCATCGGATACACATTCGGTGCTGGCATGTTTGAAATGGAAAACGTGAAAGGAGGAAGTCCATATGGAGCTGGAACATTCGCTGGTGATGGCTCGAGACAGCCATCTGAGCTTGAATTGCAGCAGGCACATCACCAAGGTAAATACATCGCTGCCATCGCCAAGAAACTCAAGGGTGCTGCCTAA
- the LOC109121373 gene encoding G-type lectin S-receptor-like serine/threonine-protein kinase At4g27290 isoform X1, with protein MNKILLFLFTILPLFQKVESQSDTLTTSQILKDGETIISSDGTFELGFFSAGKNSSSRNRYIGIWYKKISALTPIWVANRQIPVKGISGILKIVEPGYLVLINNVTNDTIWSTNFSSISVKNPVAKLLDTGNFVIKDANDDLLLWQSFDYPSDTLLASMKLGRDLVTGLERYLRSWKSDDDPAPGDYTYHCDPTGYPQDLMRRGPNVVYRAGPWNGLRWSGAPNMVNNSVTSFGLVMNDQEIYYKYELVNKSLLTTLVLTPNGNAMRMIWIEKREGWVNYHSADADHCDTYKLCGAYGTCTMFSDPVCRCLDKFVPKHPDDWNRADWSSGCVRNHPLNCSEDGFIKYTGVKLPDTRYSWFNETMTLDECKLVCLRNCSCMGYTSLDIRNGGSGCLLWIGELVDLRQLSESGQDIYIRMAASEISPIDGSSRKKSIILAIALPLSIAAILLMVGVCLILRRQKKRAETMLIEKRKLDDSNNKDKNNQIRREALELPLVDLSTIMKATNNFSLENKIGAGGFGKVFKGVLEEGQEVAVKRLSETSRQGNDEFKNEVSCIAELQHRNLVKLLGCCIEEEEKILVYEYMPNKSLDLFIFDQRRSTLLDWPKRFNIINGIARGLMYLHQDSRLRIIHRDLKASNVLLDFEMNPKISDFGMARSFGGNETGDNTNRVVGTYGYMSPEYAVDGIFSVKSDVFSFGVLILEIVSGKKNRRFIHPDHNLNLIGHAWMLHREGRSSEIIDPNLVESCHTSELQRSIHVGLLCVQQSPEDRPNMSSVVLMLTNEGILPQPKPPGFFTERNIDDATGYSWSDQTPCSVNDVTVTLLDAR; from the exons atgaacaaaattttgttgtttctctttACAATTTTACCCTTGTTCCAAAAAGTTGAGTCTCAAAGTGATACCTTAACAACTTCACAAATTCTCAAAGATGGTGAAACAATAATTTCATCAGATGGAACCTTTGAATTGGGTTTTTTCTCTGCAGGCAAAAATAGTTCATCAAGAAATCGTTATATTGGCATTTGGTACAAAAAGATTTCAGCTTTAACACCAATTTGGGTTGCAAATAGACAAATTCCAGTGAAGGGTATTTCTGGAATCTTGAAAATTGTTGAACCAGGTTATcttgttttgattaataatgtTACTAATGACACTATTTGGAGTACTAATTTTTCATCAATTAGTGTGAAAAATCCAGTTGCTAAGTTGTTGGATACAGGGAATTTTGTGATTAAAGATGCAAATGATGATTTGTTGTTGTGGCAGAGTTTTGATTATCCTAGTGATACTTTGTTAGCAAGTATGAAACTTGGAAGAGATTTAGTGACTGGGTTGGAAAG GTATCTTCGGTCATGGAAAAGTGACGATGATCCTGCTCCCGGGGATTATACATATCATTGTGATCCTACAGGTTATCCACAGGACCTTATGAGAAGAGGTCCTAATGTAGTTTATAGAGCCGGGCCATGGAATGGTCTTAGATGGAGTGGAGCACCAAACATGGTGAACAACTCGGTCACCTCTTTTGGGCTAGTCATGAACGATCAAGAAATTTACTACAAATACGAACTAGTAAATAAATCCTTGCTTACTACTTTAGTGCTAACGCCTAATGGTAATGCGATGCGTATGATTTGGATAGAAAAGAGAGAGGGTTGGGTTAATTACCATTCCGCGGATGCAGATCACTGTGACACTTACAAATTATGTGGTGCATATGGCACTTGCACAATGTTTAGCGATCCTGTGTGTCGTTGTTTGGATAAATTCGTTCCTAAACATCCGGATGATTGGAACAGGGCTGACTGGTCAAGTGGTTGTGTTCGAAATCATCCATTGAATTGTTCAGAAGATGGATTTATAAAGTATACTGGTGTCAAATTGCCAGATACTCGGTACTCTTGGTTTAACGAGACTATGACACTCGACGAATGCAAGTTAGTTTGCTTGAGAAATTGTTCGTGTATGGGATATACTAGTCTGGACATCAGAAACGGAGGAAGTGGATGCTTGCTATGGATTGGGGAGCTCGTTGACCTCAGGCAGCTATCGGAATCAGGACAGGATATCTATATTAGGATGGCTGCTTCCGAGATAA GTCCTATCGATGGATCAAGTCGAAAGAAAAGTATTATACTTGCAATTGCTTTGCCATTATCGATTGCAGCGATTCTGTTAATGGTTGGAGTCTGCCTGATTCTTCGTAGACAGAAAAAGAGGGCGGAAACAATGCTCATAGAAAAAA GGAAATTGGACGACAGCAAtaacaaagataaaaacaatCAAATTCGCCGTGAAGCTTTGGAGCTACCACTCGTTGATTTGTCCACAATAATGAAGGCTACCAATAACTTTTCACTTGAGAACAAGATTGGAGCAGGCGGCTTTGGGAAAGTTTTCAAG GGAGTGCTAGAAGAAGGACAGGAAGTAGCTGTCAAGCGGCTCTCTGAAACGTCCAGACAAGGAAACGATGAGTTCAAGAATGAAGTCAGCTGCATCGCGGAACTTCAGCATCGAAATCTTGTGAAGCTTCTTGGATGCTGCAtcgaagaagaagagaagataCTGGTGTACGAATACATGCCCAACAAAAGCCTGGATTTATTCATCTTCG ATCAAAGAAGGAGCACATTACTTGATTGGCCTAAGCGTTTCAACATCATCAACGGGATTGCTCGAGGACTTATGTACCTTCATCAAGATTCTAGGCTAAGAATCATCCACAGAGACCTTAAAGCTAGTAATGTCCTGCTTGATTTTGAAATGAACCCGAAGATATCAGATTTCGGGATGGCCAGAAGTTTTGGAGGGAACGAGACGGGAGACAATACAAATCGAGTGGTTGGAACATA CGGTTACATGTCCCCGGAGTATGCAGTCGATGGGATTTTCTCAGTAAAATCAGACGTCTTTAGCTTTGGCGTATTGATACTAGAAATTGTAAGCGGAAAGAAGAACAGAAGATTCATTCATCCAGACCACAATCTCAACCTCATTGGACAT GCATGGATGCTACATAGGGAAGGAAGATCATCGGAGATAATCGATCCTAACCTGGTTGAATCATGTCATACATCAGAATTGCAACGATCGATACACGTGGGATTGTTATGTGTTCAACAAAGTCCAGAGGACAGGCCAAACATGTCTTCTGTAGTTTTGATGTTGACAAATGAAGGCattttaccacaaccaaaaccaCCAGGTTTTTTCACAGAAAGGAACATAGATGATGCCACTGGATATTCTTGGAGTGACCAAACACCTTGTTCTGTCAACGATGTAACCGTCACTTTGTTGGACGCTCGATAG